In Populus nigra chromosome 1, ddPopNigr1.1, whole genome shotgun sequence, one genomic interval encodes:
- the LOC133674765 gene encoding uncharacterized protein LOC133674765: MEIPVIDLSRYLEIGDKLSTDPVVLSGQIEEVGSWLSELCKEVSQILRETGALVVKDPRCTAEDNDRFIDMMEKYFERPREFKLLQERSHLHYQVGVTPEGVEVPRSLVDEEMQKKLKAMPKEFQPSTPCGPDPKWRYMWRVGPRPSNTRFKELNSEPVIPEGFPEWKDTMDSWGCKMISAIEAVAEMAAIGFGLSKDAFTSLMKQGPHLLAPTGSDLSRYGQEGTVFAGYHYDLNFLTIHGRSRFPGLNIWLRNGQKIEVKVPSGCLLIQTGKQIEWLTAGECMAGMHEVVVTNRTIDAIKLASQQNRSLWRVSSTLFAHIASDAVLKPLGHFVESPLASKYPLMRAGEFVEQELAVINLKGNKGES; encoded by the exons atggagatacCGGTGATTGACCTCTCGAGATATTTAGAGATCGGAGATAAACTGAGCACTGATCCGGTTGTTTTATCGGGTCAAATCGAAGAAGTCGGGTCATGGCTCAGTGAATTGTGTAAAGAAGTGAGTCAGATCCTGAGAGAAACTGGAGCTTTGGTAGTTAAGGATCCGAGATGTACAGCGGAAGATAATGACAGGTTTATTGATATGATGGAGAAGTACTTTGAAAGACCTAGAGAGTTCAAGTTACTACAAGAAAGATCTCACTTGCATTATCAG GTTGGAGTGACACCTGAGGGAGTGGAAGTTCCAAGAAGCTTGGTTGATGAAGAGATGCAAAAGAAGTTAAAAGCAATGCCCAAAGAGTTCCAACCATCCACTCCTTGTGGACCGGATCCTAAATGGCGATACATGTGGAGAGTAGGTCCTCGGCCATCAAACACTCGCTTTAAG GAACTTAATTCAGAACCTGTAATACCTGAAGGTTTTCCTGAATGGAAAGACACTATGGACTCATGGGGTTGCAAAATGATCTCTGCAATAGAG GCTGTTGCTGAAATGGCAGCAATTGGTTTTGGTTTGTCCAAGGATGCATTTACTTCTCTTATGAAACag GGACCTCATCTGCTTGCTCCAACAGGGAGTGATCTCAGCCGTTATGGTCAGGAAGGCACTGTCTTTGCAGGGTATCATTATGACCTTAACTTTCTAACAATTCATGGCAGAAGTAGATTTCCCGGTCTAAACATTTGGCTAAGGAATGGGCAAAAAATTGAAGTGAAGGTTCCTTCAGGATGTCTTCTCATTCAGACAGGAAAGCAG ATAGAGTGGTTGACTGCAGGAGAATGCATGGCTGGCATGCATGAAGTTGTTGTCACAAACAGGACAATAGATGCAATCAAATTAGCATCACAGCAAAATCGCAGCCTTTGGAGAGTTTCATCAACA CTTTTTGCACACATAGCATCAGATGCCGTGTTGAAGCCTTTAGGCCATTTTGTTGAATCTCCATTGGCCAGCAAATATCCACTAATGCGCGCCGGAGAGTTTGTCGAACAGGAGCTTGCGGTGATCAACCTTAAAGGAAACAAAGGGGAATCATGA
- the LOC133676638 gene encoding uncharacterized protein LOC133676638, which produces MVKLCGVKVLPFLVLVLMLTVLVEQGQAHPCGSTFFSALIQMIPCRAAVAPFSPIQPSELCCSAVKALGQPCLCTLVNGPPISGVDRNMALQLPDKCSANFEPCNSLSQKTCARFITALYGDYGKFIKKLFVTELLGPWQLERSCGDRREEIMRMVMSTSCSEEDGEAEKRRELVKESFELAVKFCFGEVLASWVL; this is translated from the exons ATGGTGAAGCTTTGTGGTGTCAAGGTTCTGCCATTCCTGGTACTTGTGCTGATGTTGACAGTATTGGTGGAGCAAGGCCAAGCACATCCTTGTGGTAGCACTTTCTTCTCTGCACTCATTCAAATGATACCTTGCAGGGCAGCAGTTGCTCCTTTTAGTCCTATCCAACCAAGTGAGCTCTGCTGCAGTGCTGTGAAAGCTCTCGGCCAGCCTTGCTTGTGTACTCTTGTCAATGGCCCTCCAATTTCTGGTGTTGACAGGAACATGGCCTTGCAGCTTCCTGACAAGTGTTCAGCCAACTTTGAACCATGTAACTCTCTTTCTCAAAAAACTTGCGCAC GATTTATCACTGCACTTTATGGTGATTACGGGAAATTCATCAAGAAACTTTTTGTGACTGAACTGCTTGGACCATGGCAGCTTGAAAGGTCCTGTGGAGATAGACGTGAAGAGATCATGCG GATGGTGATGAGCACTTCGTGTTCAGAGGAAGATGGAGAAGCTGAGAAGCGTAGGGAGCTTGTGAAGGAGTCGTTTGAATTGGCTGTAAAGTTCTGTTTTGGCGAAGTCTTGGCCTCTTGGGTCCTTTGA